In Candidatus Electrothrix scaldis, the genomic window CCGTAATTTTCTTGTAAGGGATGGATGAGAAGAACGCAGGAGAAGAAATTCCTGTTTCGATAAGTACCCAACCAAAATTATTTTAACAAAAGTTACGTAAAGTTGATGTTGTAATCTTGTCCAACATTAGCCAATATATCATATAGAGCATTTTTCAGAGCTTTGAATGATTCATATGCGGAAAAGTCGAGCCATTCGTATTTTATTTTCCGCCATAATATTTCAATTTTGTTTAATTCTGGCGAATATGCAGGAATATTTTGGATAAAAAGCCCCTGTTTCTCCCATTTTTCAATATTTTTTTGGAAATTTTTACAAGTATGCATTGAAGCATTATCAATAACTACTACTTGACCCGTCCTGAATATAGTTGACACATTAATGACCATTCAGGAGGGGAATAATATGAAAAAAAAACCTGTCAAACGTTACAGCCAGGCGCTTAAACAACAGGTTGTCAGAGAATACGAAGAGGGCGTCAGCATCTACAGTTTGCGTCAGAAATATGGCATTGGCGCTCATGGCACCGTAGAGCGATGGATTAAGAAGTTTGGCCGTTCCGGTTACCGCGCCGAGGTTGTGCATATCCAAACGGTTGAAGATCAGCTTGAATTTAAAGCAATGAAAAGCCGGATCAAGGAGCTGGAATCGGCATTGGCACAAAGCGTCCTTGAAAACCGGATGCTGGAAACCACGATAGAAGTAGCCGATCAATCATTGGGTACTGATATTAAAAAAAATTTCGGGAGGAAATTATAACCCGGGCAGTAGCTGTAAGGCA contains:
- a CDS encoding transposase, which encodes MKKKPVKRYSQALKQQVVREYEEGVSIYSLRQKYGIGAHGTVERWIKKFGRSGYRAEVVHIQTVEDQLEFKAMKSRIKELESALAQSVLENRMLETTIEVADQSLGTDIKKNFGRKL